The Bacillus sp. Y1 genome includes the window AAAGAATAAAACGGAGTTCCCAGAGACTCAATTTCCTTCTCTGTCATCCCCTGACCATAATCAATCACTTTAATTTCAACAACATCTTTAACTTTTGAAGCAGTCACTACGACAGAATCTCCAATATTCGATGCCTCGATTGCATTTTTAATAATATTAATGAATAACTGTTTCATTTCAATTGTATTAGCAGCCACATAGGAGTCTTCTACAATTTGTAACTCGATTTGATTATCGTGTAATAGACCGTAGGAATGGAGCAAATCGGTTACACTTTGAAGAACTTGCCTGATATTTACTGGTTCTAATTCCTTTTCCTTCGTTGGTTTTGCAATCGATAAAAACTGCGATATGACCTGTTCTGCTGTGTTCAACTCATCCACCATTAAATGAAAATGTTTTTTCAACTCAACATCTACTTCATTGGATTGCTCATAAAACTGTAAAAATCCTTTAACTACTGTCAAAGGATTTCTGATTTCATGAGCAACTGCGGCTGCAAGTTGTCCAGTCGTCTTCAAACGCTCTGCCTGTTTTATTTGTTGAAAATATAGTTGTTGTTTCTTTAACCGACCATAGGATATATAAAAAATAAAGTAAATGATGGCTTGACTACCAAAGAAATTGATTATATTTCCGACCAGATCCTCTTGTATATAGGAATAATGAACACCTTTATCAATAAGTATGATATATATGAACGTCATTATGATAGCAAAACTATTAAGTGCCAGTGAAAAGTAAAAAAGTTTTGGATCAAAAAATAAAATCGATATAGCTGGAACAAAGCACAAAAAGATAAAGTTTGACCATGTATCAGGATATATAAAGAATAGTGAATAAAAATACATGAATGATGTAATCATGATGAGCAATCGGGAATAATGAGATGTATATCTCGGGTACAACAATAAACAAATAGCAAAAAATGCCAGAAAGAAAACATGGAGAAAAAAGGCTACTCCACCTTGACTATAATGTGGATTATCAACTAACAGACCCATTAACATAATGGCAATAACAACAGTTATCGTAAAATAATACAGTTTTTTATTAATTTCCGTATAAAGTTCCTTCATACTTACTCCTTTAAACCAGGGTTGCATTTCGGTTAATACGATTTATCTCCCTCTATACTACCATAATTACCCTATTGTTTTGGAAAAAATTTAAATCAAAAATAGAGTAGCTAAAGAATCTGCTACTCTATTTTTGACTACTTTTTATTCTCTTATTTGTCCCGTTCCACGAACAATGTACTTAGTGGAAGTAAGAGATGGTAAGCCCATTGGACCTCGAGCATGAAGCTTTTGCGTACTAATCCCTATCTCTGCCCCAAATCCAAATTCAAAGCCATCAGTAAACCTTGTGGAAGCATTGTGATAAAGTGCTGCTGCATCTACCCTGTTAAAGAATGCCTCTACATTCTCAGCAGATTCCGAAATAATCGCTTCTGAATGCTTTGAACCATAGCTCGCAATATGACTGATTGCTTCATCCACATGAGATACCACTCGAAGTGCTACTGTTAGGTTTAAAAATTCCGTTTCCCAATCTTCTTCGGAAGCAGGAAGTAAATCTTTATCGATTTGTCTTGCCTTTTCATCTGCTCGTATTTCAACCTTTTTCTCTTGTAATGCTTTAATTAAATCCTCTAAATGCTGATCTGCCCATTTTTGATGAACAAGTATCGTTTCTGCAGCATTACACACGGATGGACGTTGGGTTTTCGCATTGACGGCAATATCAATGGCCATTTTATGCCCTGCACTTTCATCAATATATATATGGCAATTCCCCACCCCTGTTTCAAGAACAGGAACGGAAGCATTATTTACAACTGATTGAATGAGGTTTGCTCCTCCTCTAGGGATAAGAACATCTAAGTACTCAGTTAACTTAAACATTTGTGAGGCCGTTTCCCTGCTTGTATCTTCAAGTAGCTGCACCGCCTCCCCTGGACATTCACTCTTTTCAAGCGCACGGTGAATGACCGTTACGATTGCTTTGTTTGAATGAATGGCAGATGAACTTCCACGCAACAATACTGCATTACCCGTTTTCAGGCAAAGACTTGCTGCATCAACCGTGACATTTGGTCTTGCTTCATAGATCATTCCGACCACTCCAAGAGGAACACGGACCTTCTCAATATGAAGACCATTCGGGCGATTCCAACCTTCCAAAATCTCTCCAACAGGATCTGTTAAGGTAGCTACTTGCCTTACACCCTCTGCCATGTCTTGAATACGTTCTTCTGTTAATTTGAGACGATCGAGTAAGTTATCCCCCATCCCGCTTTGTTTCCCTGCCTCAATATCCTTCTTATTCTCTTGTAATATAAAAGGAATATCCTCTAGTAATTGATTAGCTATAAGGAGCAATGCATCGTTTTTCTGCTTGGTTGTACAAAGTGCTAAGCTCGTTGCTAGAGTACTTGCTAGACGTGCCTTTTCTAATAATTCTGTCATCTTTGTTTCCTCTCCTTTGTAAAAGTAACCCAGTTATCTCTGTGAATGACTTCAATTCGATTATGCATATTTACTATATTTGCTTCTTTACTAGAAAGTCCTTTAATTTTGGATAGCTCATCAACTGTATAATTGATTTGCCCTTTTCCAATTAACTCACCTTTTTCATTCCATACCTCTACCACATCACCACGTGTAAAGGAACCGTCAACTTTTTTTACCCCTGCTGGCAAAAGGCTTTTCCCTTGATGAATGACGGCATGTTCAGCCCCTGAATCAATATCAATTCGCCCGGCAATATGTGAGTGAATTCCTATCCACTGTTTCTTACTTTTTAATGAAGTACCTAGGTTATAGCCAATATAGGTGCCATCACCCTTACCAGTAACAATATCTATTAGCTTATCCGTTCCTTCACCCTTGCCGATAAACACCTTCACACCGACAGATAAAGCCGTTTTTGCTGCCTCAAGCTTAGAACGCATCCCACCTGTACCGACCTTTGAACCAGAACCTCCAGCAACCTCTAATACATCCTTTGTAACCTCTGGGAGAAAATTATACTTTTTGGCGTTCGGATCGTTGCGTGGATTTCCGTCATACAAACCATTTATATCTGTAAGAATAATGAGCATATCGGCATGAATTAATCCACTAACCAAAGCAGAAAGCATGTCGTTATCGCCAAATGTTAGTTCATCTACTGCAACCGAATCATTTTCATTAATAATTGGTATGACCCCACGTTTTAATAGTTCAGATAATGTGGAATAGGCATTATTGTATTGTTCTTGTTGGGAAAAATCATTTCTTGTTAGAAGAAGCTGTGCTGATACAATTCCTTCTTTTTGAAACTCTTCAAAGTAGCTTTGCATGAGTAAGCCCTGACCCACAGCGGCAGCCGCTTGCTTACCAGCAATGGTCACAGGTCTTGTCTGATATCCTAAAACTGAAAACCCTGCAGCCACTGCTCCTGAAGAAATAAGAATCACTTCGTTTCCTTCCTTCTTCAGCTTTGACAGTGCAGCCACATGCTCTGCGATCTTATTCTTTGATAGTCCACCTTGCGTATTCGTTAACGAACTACTCCCGATTTTTACAACAATGCGCTGTTTGGCCACTTCCATCCCTCATTCTTTAAAATTGTCCGTCTAAATAAAAAAACTCCTCCATCCTTAAAAGGACGGAAGAGTTTATCCGCGGTACCACCTTTTTAGCAACCTTAAAAAGGCTGCCTCTTAAAACCCCGTAACGAGGGGAAACGGTTAGTTTTTGCTAACTGCTCAAGGACAGGTTCTATCTGTCAGCGGTGGCAGGGACTCTCAGCCTAGGACCCCACTCTCTTCACACATGTACAAGATGTACTAATTCCTCTCATCGCTTCTTCGTTCATCATTTCTTTGCAGAATATTATAATTTTTATCCATATATTCGTCAAGGATATTTATCCTATTCGCCTTTGTTAAATTTTTCTTTTTAGAGAACAACTTCACCCTGTTAATCTCTTCCAAAATTGATCGTTCGTGTAATTATACCTATATTAATCTATACATTAGAGGTAGAAAAGACCACGTGAAATTTGTCGTTTTTTCTGCACATTAGGTCTATCTATTCAACTTATTAATCTTAGTAATTTTTTAACACCAACTTAATATTAGCCATGCTATATTTTATCTTAGAGACCCTAAATATCTCAATAAGACGATAAGGATGGATGGATCGAATGAAACTGCAAAGCAAAAAGAAAGGTAATAAGATTTTATCTAGCACTCTTGCTCTCAGCATGATTGCAGCACCATTAATACCAACCAATGTACTTGCAGCAAAGCCTTCCGTTGACAAAGTTCAATCAGAAGTTGAACTTCGTATCATGGAAACAACTGATATTCATACGAATCTATTAGACTTTGATTATTACAAGAATGCAACCGCTCCAAAGCTAGGTTTGGCAAAAACTGCGACACTTGTAAAAGAAGCACGAGCACAGGCAGATAACTCTGTACTAGTAGACAATGGTGACCTTATTCAAGGGACTCCTCTTGGAACGTACAAAGCCAAGATTGATCCTTTAGAGGACGGTGAGGTTCACCCAGCTATTAAAGCAATGAACTTAATGGGTTATGACATGGCAACCCTTGGAAACCATGAGTTTAACTATGGTTTAGAATACCTTGATGAAGTATATGATGATGCGGACTTCTCGTTCGTTAATGCGAACGTTTATGTGGATGATCATGATAGCGATCCAACCAACGATGTAAATAAATATACCCCTTATAAGATTATTGAGAAAAAAGTAACGGATGAAAACGGCAAAACAGCTGTTATTAAAATTGGTTATATCGGATTTGTTCCACCTCAAATCAACGAATGGGATAAAGCCAATCTTGATGGAAAAGTTATTACAAAGAATGTCGTAGAATCTGCCGAACGTTTTGTTCCAATGATGAAGGAAGAAGGAGCCGACGTAATTGTTGCAATGGCTCACTCTGGCTTCAGCGGCAATGAAACAAACACAGAAGATACGGTTTATGCATTAAGTAAGGTAGAAGGAATTGATGCCATTACCTTCTCACACACTCATAAAGTATTTCCTGCAAAAGATGTTAGTTCACTAGATGCATTATTCAAAGGTGCTGATGGACAACCTCTACCTGGCGTAGACAATGCGAAGGGAACCATTAATGGCGTAGCTGCTGTGCAAGCTGGTTACGGCGGTGGAGCTTTAGGTATTATCGACCTTACCCTACAAAAGGTAAAAGGAAAATGGTCTGTTGCAGACTCTCAATCCTCTACTAGAGCCATTGATACCGTTCAACCAGACCAGGCAATCGTTGATGCTGTAAAAGATGTTCACGATGCTACGATTGACTATGTAAACACACCAATCGGTGAAACAACTGACGATATTTACAGCTATTTTGCCCTTGTACAAGATGACCCATCTATCCAAGTGGTTACAAACGCACAAAAATGGTATGTAGAAAAGTATATTGGTCTAAATAAACCAGAATTAAAAGACCTTCCTATCCTTTCTGTTGGTGCGCCGTTTAAAGCAGGACGAAATGGAGTGGAAGAGTATACAGAAATTAAGCAAGGCGATTTAACGATTCGTAGCGCTGGTGACTTATACCTTTACGACAACACATTAAAAGCTGTGAAAGTAAAAGGTTCAGTTGTTAAGGAATGGATTGAGATGACTGCAGGTAAATTTAATCAAATTGATCCTAGTAAAACAACTGCCCAAGAACTATTAAATCCAGCTTTCCCAGTTTATAACTTTGATGTCATTGATGGTGTTACTTATCAAATTGATGTTACACAACCTGCTAAGTATGCAACAAACGGTTCTCTATTAAACCCTGAATCTAGTCGTGTTGTAAACCTAGAGTACAACGGTGAACCAGTAGACCCTGAGCAAGACTTTATCGTTGTGACTAACAACTACCGTGCTGGTGGCGGCGGTAACTTCCCAGGACTAAAGGGGAGTGAATTAGTCGTTGATTCTGCGGATGAAAACCGTCAGATTTTAATGGATTATATTTCTGAAGAAAAAGTAATTACACCAACTGCCGATAACAACTGGTCAATCGCTCCTATTTCAGGTGATATGAATGTAACATTTACAACTTCACCAAAGGCAGAACAGTACATTGGTGAAAATAGCCCATTCTCTTACACTGGTAACATTGATTCAAAAGGATTTGGTATCTTCAATATTGACCTAAATCGAGCTGTTAAGGTTCAGCTTTTAGGTGTAAATGATTTACACGGTCAGTTAGACACTGTGACAAAAGTTGGTACCTCTTTGGCTGGACAAATTGAATATACTGCTGGTGCGTTAAAGCAAGAAGAGGCTACTAACCCTAATACATTAATCATGCATGCTGGAGATATGATTGGTGGGAGCCCTCTTATTTCGGCTCTTTTCCAAGATGAACCAACCATTGAAGTACTAGAAGCAATCGGCTTTGATGCTGGTACTCTAGGAAACCATGAGTTTGATGAAGGAATTGATGAATTAAAACGTATCATCAATGGTGGAGACCATCCAAACGGTAACCCTGGTTATGACGGGATCAACTTCCCTCTTGTGGCAGCAAATGCTTATGATACGAGAGACGGTAAGTTAATTACTGAACCGTATACTGTGCTTGAGACGGGTGGACAAAAGATTGGTGTTATCGGGGTTGTTACTCAAGAAACTCCTTCTATGATTGTTAGAAAAGGCAATGAGACTCTTCAAATTACGGATGAAGTAGAAGCTATTAACAAGTACACAGCTGAATTAAAGGCTCAAGATGTAGAAGCGATTGTTGTACTTGCACATAACCCAGCTACACAAACAGGCTATACAGATTCCTATGATGCTAGTAAAATCGCAGAACAAGTGAATGATGAGGTAGACGTCATTTTTGCTGCTCACAACCATGTGAAAGTAAACCGTGTCGTTGATAATAAACTGATTGTACAAGCTTATTCTTACGGCTCTGCTTTCTCTGATGTGGAACTTGAAATTGATCCCTTCACAGGAGATATTTTCAAAAAATCAGCTGAAATTAAAACAGTTTACCAAGATAAATACACTCCGGATCCGGAAGTTGCTTCAATCATGAACAAGTATAAGGAAAAGGTAGAACCTATTAAAGCACAGGTGGTAGGACAATCTCTTACTACCCTTGAAAAAGGATACCCAACTGTTGCTAGTCAATATAGTGATCTGCCTTTAGGTAACTTAATCGCCGATGGCATGAAAGAGGCAATGGATTCTGACTTTGCGTTAATGAACGGTGGTGGAGTTCGCTCTCCTCTTGAAGCAGGTGAAGTGACATACGGTGATCTATTCGCTATTCAGCCTTTTGGTAATGTACTGAACAAAGTGAATCTAAGTGGTGAAGATTTACGCGTCATCCTAGATGAGCAAATTACAGCAAGAGGTCTTGACTACCATATCTCTGGATTCAAGTATACGTACACATATGACGATGCTTCAAAAACAGGGAAAGTCGTGGATATCACTTTACCAGATGGAACTCCAATTGACCCAGCTAAAGAATATAGTGTGGTTGTAAACAACTATATGTACGGAAATATCAGCACAAGCATTGGAAAGCTTTCTACCGATATGGAAGTGGGAGATGTGGATTTAGATGCGACTGTACAGTTTGTTAAATCATTAACTTCCCCTATTGACTACAAGTCTGAAGGAAGAATTCAAAGAGTAAACTAACACCCTTGCTCTCAGGAGATTACGTTCTCTTGAGAGCTTTTTCATGTTCGTTTATCCAGAAACACCCACCCTTCTATATCAGAATAATCTTGATATTTACGACTGAGACGCTTTATATCATGCTGAGACGCTTTCTCGAGGCTACAACTTCCAATGGAAACGCTTACACTAACTAATTGGAAGAAATGCTCCTAACATTTCTTGAACTCCTTGAATATGAAAATCATCGTGTTAGTATTAAATTCTGAGATACATTACGAACAAAAATACGAACGCTATTGGAGAGATGAGATGATACACAATAAGACTCTTTGCTTTATAGGTGCAGGTTCAATGGCAGAAGCAATGATTGCTGGATTTGTTTTATCGGAAAGGATCCCAGCAGAAAATATTATTGCTACAAACCGCTCGAATGAACAAAGATTAGCTGCACTTGAAGTGAAGTATGGAATTAAAGGAATGAAGCTTGAACATTTACCGTTTGACCAAATAGATATTTTTATATTGGCAATGAAACCAAAAGATGTGGATCAAGCATTAAGCTATTTAAAACAACAAATTAAACCTAACCAACTCATATTGTCAGTCCTAGCTGGAATTACAACAACATACCTAGAACAAAACCTTCATGATGACCAGCAAGTAGTTCGAGTGATGCCGAATACATCAAGTGCAATCGGTGAATCCGCTACTGCCCTATCCCCAGGTCATAAAACAGCAGAAAATCACGTACTTGAAACGAAAGAATTACTCAATTGCATTGGTTCCGTCTTTCAAATCGAAGAGAAAAATATGGATATTTTTACAGGGCTTGCGGGAAGTGGCCCGGCCTATTTCTATTATTTAATGGAGCATATGGAACAGCAAGGAGCAAAATCTGGCTTTGACTTAGAAACCACGAGACAAATTATCGCTCAAACGATTGTCGGAGCTGCAAAAATGGTTCAGGAACAAGATGAAACACCTGCTGTTTTGAGAGAAAAAGTGACCTCCCCTAACGGCACCACAGCTGCTGGCCTACAAGCACTAGATGTGAATGGCGGTGGAAGAGCAATAGCTAAAGCCGTCGAGTTTGCTGCCAAACGTTCAAAAGAAATTAGCGAGCAGATAAAAGAAAGTCTTTTAGTTAGATCCACCACAAATAAGTAGAGATAGATAAATTGGTCTCAGGAGTGATAAAATGACGACCCTTGATAACAGTAAGAAGCGGGTTGTAATAAAAGTAGGAAGCAGTTCCTTAACCAGTCGACATGGAGAAATTAGTCGGCGAAAACTTGAAAAACTAGCAGATGAAATTGCTCTATTAAAGGATGCTGGTCATGAAATTGTATTTGTATCCTCCGGAGCTGTCGCGGCTGGATATCGTAAACTAGGCTGCATTAACCGCCCCACTTCTCTCCCAGAGAAGCAAGCGGCTGCCTCTATTGGCCAAGGATTATTAATTGAAGCCTATTCAGAGATTTTCCTATCCCACGGCTATATTGCCTCACAGATATTAATTACACGTAGTGATTTTTCCGATGAAACCCGGTATCACAATGTTCGAAACACACTGAATGTATTATTAGAACGAGGAATTATTCCAATTGTTAATGAAAACGACACCGTTACAGTCGACAGGTTGAAGTTTGGTGATAATGATACTTTATCTGCTAAAGTAGCTGGTTTAATTGAAGCTGACCAATTGATCATTTTATCTGATATAGATGGCCTTTACGATTCAGATCCCCGCAAAAATGAACATGCCAAACTTCTAGAAAAAATATACGAAATTACACCTGAAATTGAACAAGGTGCAGGTGGTTCGGGAAGTCTTGTTGGAACAGGAGGAATGAAGTCTAAGATTGATGCTGTGAAGATTGCTATGGCTTCAGGTATTAGTACGTTTCTTGGCAAAGCAACCATTTCAAATATATTAAATGATGCCGTTCAAGGTACCGCCAAAGGGACTTATTTCGAAGTTTCTACCGAGACGGTCAACTTAGATCAAAAGAAACAATGGATTGCCTTTCACTCCGGTCCAAAGGGAGAAATTTTCATAAACGAACATGGAAAGCTCTCCATTGTTGAGTGTAAACAGAGCATCCTATCTTCCCATATTGAGAAGGTGAACGGACGGTTTGAAAATGGTTCTGTTATTCGAATCCTAGATCACCAGGGCGAAAGAGTTGGATTAGGTGTAGTGAATTATTCAACTGAAGAACTTGAGCTGATGATGAAATCTATAGGTAAAGAATTGAGGAATGATGAGGTTGTTCAATTCGAACACTTTGTGTGTGAACTAGAACTATCACTGCCTGTTGTCATATAAAAGGAGGAATAACATGTCAGTAACAAAGGAACTCACAAATGTTGAAGCGCAAGCCATTGCTGCA containing:
- the proB gene encoding glutamate 5-kinase, translated to MTTLDNSKKRVVIKVGSSSLTSRHGEISRRKLEKLADEIALLKDAGHEIVFVSSGAVAAGYRKLGCINRPTSLPEKQAAASIGQGLLIEAYSEIFLSHGYIASQILITRSDFSDETRYHNVRNTLNVLLERGIIPIVNENDTVTVDRLKFGDNDTLSAKVAGLIEADQLIILSDIDGLYDSDPRKNEHAKLLEKIYEITPEIEQGAGGSGSLVGTGGMKSKIDAVKIAMASGISTFLGKATISNILNDAVQGTAKGTYFEVSTETVNLDQKKQWIAFHSGPKGEIFINEHGKLSIVECKQSILSSHIEKVNGRFENGSVIRILDHQGERVGLGVVNYSTEELELMMKSIGKELRNDEVVQFEHFVCELELSLPVVI
- the proC gene encoding pyrroline-5-carboxylate reductase, which translates into the protein MIHNKTLCFIGAGSMAEAMIAGFVLSERIPAENIIATNRSNEQRLAALEVKYGIKGMKLEHLPFDQIDIFILAMKPKDVDQALSYLKQQIKPNQLILSVLAGITTTYLEQNLHDDQQVVRVMPNTSSAIGESATALSPGHKTAENHVLETKELLNCIGSVFQIEEKNMDIFTGLAGSGPAYFYYLMEHMEQQGAKSGFDLETTRQIIAQTIVGAAKMVQEQDETPAVLREKVTSPNGTTAAGLQALDVNGGGRAIAKAVEFAAKRSKEISEQIKESLLVRSTTNK
- a CDS encoding glutamate-5-semialdehyde dehydrogenase; translated protein: MTELLEKARLASTLATSLALCTTKQKNDALLLIANQLLEDIPFILQENKKDIEAGKQSGMGDNLLDRLKLTEERIQDMAEGVRQVATLTDPVGEILEGWNRPNGLHIEKVRVPLGVVGMIYEARPNVTVDAASLCLKTGNAVLLRGSSSAIHSNKAIVTVIHRALEKSECPGEAVQLLEDTSRETASQMFKLTEYLDVLIPRGGANLIQSVVNNASVPVLETGVGNCHIYIDESAGHKMAIDIAVNAKTQRPSVCNAAETILVHQKWADQHLEDLIKALQEKKVEIRADEKARQIDKDLLPASEEDWETEFLNLTVALRVVSHVDEAISHIASYGSKHSEAIISESAENVEAFFNRVDAAALYHNASTRFTDGFEFGFGAEIGISTQKLHARGPMGLPSLTSTKYIVRGTGQIRE
- the proB gene encoding glutamate 5-kinase, whose product is MEVAKQRIVVKIGSSSLTNTQGGLSKNKIAEHVAALSKLKKEGNEVILISSGAVAAGFSVLGYQTRPVTIAGKQAAAAVGQGLLMQSYFEEFQKEGIVSAQLLLTRNDFSQQEQYNNAYSTLSELLKRGVIPIINENDSVAVDELTFGDNDMLSALVSGLIHADMLIILTDINGLYDGNPRNDPNAKKYNFLPEVTKDVLEVAGGSGSKVGTGGMRSKLEAAKTALSVGVKVFIGKGEGTDKLIDIVTGKGDGTYIGYNLGTSLKSKKQWIGIHSHIAGRIDIDSGAEHAVIHQGKSLLPAGVKKVDGSFTRGDVVEVWNEKGELIGKGQINYTVDELSKIKGLSSKEANIVNMHNRIEVIHRDNWVTFTKERKQR
- a CDS encoding bifunctional 2',3'-cyclic-nucleotide 2'-phosphodiesterase/3'-nucleotidase → MKLQSKKKGNKILSSTLALSMIAAPLIPTNVLAAKPSVDKVQSEVELRIMETTDIHTNLLDFDYYKNATAPKLGLAKTATLVKEARAQADNSVLVDNGDLIQGTPLGTYKAKIDPLEDGEVHPAIKAMNLMGYDMATLGNHEFNYGLEYLDEVYDDADFSFVNANVYVDDHDSDPTNDVNKYTPYKIIEKKVTDENGKTAVIKIGYIGFVPPQINEWDKANLDGKVITKNVVESAERFVPMMKEEGADVIVAMAHSGFSGNETNTEDTVYALSKVEGIDAITFSHTHKVFPAKDVSSLDALFKGADGQPLPGVDNAKGTINGVAAVQAGYGGGALGIIDLTLQKVKGKWSVADSQSSTRAIDTVQPDQAIVDAVKDVHDATIDYVNTPIGETTDDIYSYFALVQDDPSIQVVTNAQKWYVEKYIGLNKPELKDLPILSVGAPFKAGRNGVEEYTEIKQGDLTIRSAGDLYLYDNTLKAVKVKGSVVKEWIEMTAGKFNQIDPSKTTAQELLNPAFPVYNFDVIDGVTYQIDVTQPAKYATNGSLLNPESSRVVNLEYNGEPVDPEQDFIVVTNNYRAGGGGNFPGLKGSELVVDSADENRQILMDYISEEKVITPTADNNWSIAPISGDMNVTFTTSPKAEQYIGENSPFSYTGNIDSKGFGIFNIDLNRAVKVQLLGVNDLHGQLDTVTKVGTSLAGQIEYTAGALKQEEATNPNTLIMHAGDMIGGSPLISALFQDEPTIEVLEAIGFDAGTLGNHEFDEGIDELKRIINGGDHPNGNPGYDGINFPLVAANAYDTRDGKLITEPYTVLETGGQKIGVIGVVTQETPSMIVRKGNETLQITDEVEAINKYTAELKAQDVEAIVVLAHNPATQTGYTDSYDASKIAEQVNDEVDVIFAAHNHVKVNRVVDNKLIVQAYSYGSAFSDVELEIDPFTGDIFKKSAEIKTVYQDKYTPDPEVASIMNKYKEKVEPIKAQVVGQSLTTLEKGYPTVASQYSDLPLGNLIADGMKEAMDSDFALMNGGGVRSPLEAGEVTYGDLFAIQPFGNVLNKVNLSGEDLRVILDEQITARGLDYHISGFKYTYTYDDASKTGKVVDITLPDGTPIDPAKEYSVVVNNYMYGNISTSIGKLSTDMEVGDVDLDATVQFVKSLTSPIDYKSEGRIQRVN
- a CDS encoding sensor histidine kinase — encoded protein: MKELYTEINKKLYYFTITVVIAIMLMGLLVDNPHYSQGGVAFFLHVFFLAFFAICLLLYPRYTSHYSRLLIMITSFMYFYSLFFIYPDTWSNFIFLCFVPAISILFFDPKLFYFSLALNSFAIIMTFIYIILIDKGVHYSYIQEDLVGNIINFFGSQAIIYFIFYISYGRLKKQQLYFQQIKQAERLKTTGQLAAAVAHEIRNPLTVVKGFLQFYEQSNEVDVELKKHFHLMVDELNTAEQVISQFLSIAKPTKEKELEPVNIRQVLQSVTDLLHSYGLLHDNQIELQIVEDSYVAANTIEMKQLFINIIKNAIEASNIGDSVVVTASKVKDVVEIKVIDYGQGMTEKEIESLGTPFYSLKSKGTGLGMMICFNIAENYKGKISFKSTKGEGTTVTIRFPSLI